One Peromyscus eremicus chromosome 17, PerEre_H2_v1, whole genome shotgun sequence genomic window, AGTTGAATCCACTGTCCACTGTGATGCTGCTGCTGTCCATACTGTCCAGGCGGGCTGAATGGGTGGCTCTCTGGTTGCTGCTGCTATCAGTTTCTTTTGGGGTGAGGAGGGTGAGGTTCTTCTCAAACTTCCTCTGCaagtccctctccttctctctctcaagaAGCCACTGCATGGTGCCCACAtcatctctgtttttctcctcctctgtgtTTTTGTTGGCCCCTTCCTCGGAGTCATCATCATCAGAGACATTGTAATAGTCAAAAGAGGCCTCCTGGTTCCCTCCAGTCTCCTGTTGGCGCTGGCACGTAGGCATGGCTTGGGCCACAGACGTCCCAAGGGAAGGTTCCAGTTTGTCGCATCGGCCTGGCAGTGTGTCGGCAGGTGACTTCGGGTGAGATTTGAGGAGGGACAAGCTGGATTTGTGGTAGCTGTTTACAGACAAGGTGCTGTGTAGAGGTTTGAACAGTGTGTCCTTGCtgaatatttctttccttttgtccaGGCTGCTGGGTTCTGCGCTATGATGTTGGACCAGGCGGCCATTGGCCATCCCCTCTGCCACACCACCAGAGGTAGCAGGGCCCCCACCTGGCCCTTTTGGTGACTCCTCCTTGTGCCCAACAGGCTCCCTGGAAGAATGAGGGGTTTGCCTCTCAGATGGAGACAGCTTTTTTACCCCCTCCACCAGGGTCAAAGTGTCATGGTCCTCTTTATTCTTCCCCAAAGGAGACGGTGCTGTGAGCACAGTCTCGCTGGAGGTGTTGCACTGAAAATAGTCATCCACAGCTGTTTTTGCCGGGCAGGGGTTGAGTTCCCCGTAGGATGGCATACTCTCAGGGGGTTTGCCTGGCTCCAAAAGGCTACATGTACTGGAAGGCTCCTTGCTGCCACCAACTATTTCTGGAATGCACACCTCTTTATAGCTGGCAGGGGAAATGTGAGCCCTCTGATGACCAATAGTCGGCGCCGGCCTTAAAGTACTGTCGTCAATGTAGGATTGGCTGGGGGTCTGGTCATCTTGGCTGCATCCTTCGGCCAGGTCTTCCGGAGTCCCGAGAGAAGACGCGCCCAGGGGGCCTTTGGAGTTATCCATCGACCTGGATCTCTCCTTGGCCTTGTTGGATCTCTCGTTCCTGGACCTCCGGTCCTGGGTATGGCTGTGGCTTCGGTGCACTTTGGAGTGGGAGCTGCCCCTGGAAGGTTCAGGGAAGGGCATCTCCGTTCTCCTTTTGGCCAGTTCGCCAGACACATCCCATTCCGGCGTCATGGGGAAATGGGACTCGATCACGTTTGTGTTGCTGTGCATGATGAAGTTGTCGCCTTTGTGTTCGATGATGAAGCAGCCCTCCCTGGGGGCCCTGGTTAGAGGGTCGCAGAATTCATACTCCCTCTCCCCTGGGATATCCAGATGTGAGCCATCGGAAGGATCTCCTTTTGACACTCGAGTCTTGCTGTGGGACCGAGACTTCCCGTGGGACTTGCGGTGAGTCCGGCTCTTTTTACTCCTTCCGCTGTGGTGGGCCGAGGACCCGGCTTTGCTCCGGTGAGCCTTCTCTTCTTCAAGTTTCTTCATCAGTGCTGTGTGCCTCATGACGTTTTCCACCGTCAAGTCCGGGTTGATGCGCCGGATGatctccatctccacctcccgGGGGATGGTGGTCGGCGTGTCCTCGTCCCGGAGGGGCCACTCCTCGGGAGGAAACTGGGCAGAGAAATTGGCCAGCTGTTTGGTCTTGTCTTTCTTAAAGCTCAGCCGGAACAACTTGAGGCCGAACTTTTTGGACTGCTTCTCACCGTCTTTCGGTTTTGAGAGGGTTTCGGTCTTGTAAGAGAAATTGATAGTGCTTTTGCTTTTTTCAGTGGGTGGCACCTGGCAGAGCGGCGGCGGAGGGCAGTAGGGGTCTTTGCAGTCCTTGGCGGGCTTCCTCTGCAGAGTGGAGGCATGCATGCTGTGCACGTCTTCTCGGCAGCAGTGGCAAGAGTCGCAGTGCTTTCTGGGTAATGTCCTTTCCCTGACGCAGCCTGAGGCAGAGGGCGTTATGGTTCCGGGTTGTGGAGAGGTACACTGAGACCTGTCAGGTACCCTCTCGTCCAAGTGGTACCACTTACTGTTAGTTCTTATGAGGGAAGGAGTGATGAAGTAAGTCTGTGGGGTCACAATGAAATAGCCATCTGGAGTCGGGTAGATTTTCCTCTCCCGGACCAGTGTGTTTAGGGTATGCCTTAGAATTTCTTGGCTTGGGGTTGGAACacctaagagagaaacagagatgttTGTGAGAGAAGAAGGGACAGGCTGTGCACCCCTGATTTTCAGAGTCCTATTAACATTGCCAAATTTGAAGTGTCACCCCATGGCATGCAAGGAGGCTTCAGAGGTGTTTATTATGCGTAGTGTGAATCCCAGTTTTCTCTGATGACTCCTATGATGCAGGTTCCCACCTAGAGAGTGAAAAGGTGTTAAAACAGGGCTAGGACTGGGCATGGAGGAGGGTGTTGGGACTCTTGGCCCGGCATGTGTGAGACCTTGTTTGGGTTCCATGCCTTACATCATATCAGAAAAGTTGCTGCAAGAGAGAGATGGAAGTCACACGGAGTTAGATTGTTACTGCTACAGAGTCTTTCTTGAACACCGGGAAAGAAAGACTATTTGGTAAGGGACAGGAAGATGAAAAGTTTCCTATGAAACTTAAATTTACATGACACAAATTCATGGAAAATAAGTTTTTCAATAAGATCACCAGGGAAGAGCTACCTTGATATCAGAGAATACTACACACATATATTGTGTGTGTAATTACCTTATTATAcactcattttttaaagactgtttatttaaagttaatttttatacattttatacaagGGTAACTAGATTGGACTAGtccttttttaaacttcttttaacgttgaggttataatataataaCATCATTCTCCCTGTCCTTTCTGCCCCCCCAAGCCCTTCTGTATAGCATGCTTTGCTCTTTTCCAAGTTCATGGCTTCTGTTTTCATTAATAGTTGttatatgaatgtatgtagaTGCATCTGCATACACTTCATGTAAGCCactcagtttgtataatgttactcacacgtatgttttcagggttgacatTTGGTCTTGGGTAAACAGTCGGGTGCTCTTCCCTGGAAGACATAAtctctcccattctcagcattccttagttacctgtagctacacccataaagtctcaccactatgactgcctaaacatgagttgaacaaggacaacaaggACAGACATTTCATGTCTTGGGGAGCCCCCATTTGTCAGTGTCAGGCATATCAAGGGTAGTGATGTTTACAGAACTGATCTGAATGGTATAATTCAGAAACAGACCAAATCAAATCATATAAATACTGCCAATATTCGACCCACAAAAATGGCATTTCCACATGTCACAGTCAAAGCAGTACAATATGGAGAATGAAAGCTTGGATTACAAGGCCAGACTGTTAGATTGGAAGCCCCACTCTATCTTTGACAATAGAGTTGTTGGTTGAATTGTTCATTCTTTGCCCACCTCATTCCCTATTGTAGTTTAGATCTAGAATGT contains:
- the Stox2 gene encoding storkhead-box protein 2, with the translated sequence MSPISQSQFIPLGEILCLAISAMNSARKPVTQEALMEHLTTCFPGVPTPSQEILRHTLNTLVRERKIYPTPDGYFIVTPQTYFITPSLIRTNSKWYHLDERVPDRSQCTSPQPGTITPSASGCVRERTLPRKHCDSCHCCREDVHSMHASTLQRKPAKDCKDPYCPPPPLCQVPPTEKSKSTINFSYKTETLSKPKDGEKQSKKFGLKLFRLSFKKDKTKQLANFSAQFPPEEWPLRDEDTPTTIPREVEMEIIRRINPDLTVENVMRHTALMKKLEEEKAHRSKAGSSAHHSGRSKKSRTHRKSHGKSRSHSKTRVSKGDPSDGSHLDIPGEREYEFCDPLTRAPREGCFIIEHKGDNFIMHSNTNVIESHFPMTPEWDVSGELAKRRTEMPFPEPSRGSSHSKVHRSHSHTQDRRSRNERSNKAKERSRSMDNSKGPLGASSLGTPEDLAEGCSQDDQTPSQSYIDDSTLRPAPTIGHQRAHISPASYKEVCIPEIVGGSKEPSSTCSLLEPGKPPESMPSYGELNPCPAKTAVDDYFQCNTSSETVLTAPSPLGKNKEDHDTLTLVEGVKKLSPSERQTPHSSREPVGHKEESPKGPGGGPATSGGVAEGMANGRLVQHHSAEPSSLDKRKEIFSKDTLFKPLHSTLSVNSYHKSSLSLLKSHPKSPADTLPGRCDKLEPSLGTSVAQAMPTCQRQQETGGNQEASFDYYNVSDDDDSEEGANKNTEEEKNRDDVGTMQWLLEREKERDLQRKFEKNLTLLTPKETDSSSNQRATHSARLDSMDSSSITVDSGFNSPRTRESLASNTSSIVESNRRQNPALSPAHGGAGPTFNFRASTDPPTNEAEKLQKPSNCLQASVTSV